TCATAGGAAAATACAGTTTGTTCTATATCATATTTTAGTATTTCATCAGCAAGACTTAAAGGAGTATATCCTAAAATCATAATAGGACATTCAATTCCCGCTCTTCTAAGTTCTACAGCCTCACTTACTACTGCCACTGACAATCTAGTAACACCGTTTTCTAAAAGCACAGCTGCAACATCAACAGCTCCATGTCCATAGGCATCAGCTTTTACCACTCCAAAGATTTCATTACTTTTGGAAAGCTTTTTTATCCCTCTCATATTAAATTCTAAATTATCAACATTAATTTCTGCCCAAACAGGTCTTAAATGTTTAAACATATTATCACCTTCCCAGATATGTCTTTACTTTATATTGATAATAGATAAATAACTCCTTTAGTTAACTCTGAAAAGAGATTTATCTACACTGCAATTTGGTACAAAATTTTTATAATTTACTATAAATTTTTCATTTTCCTTTATATCATATACAACTAGTTTTTGCGGAATCTTTTTATTAACATCTACATATAAAATACCATGACTTATATTTCTATTACTATCAGGCATATCTGTATTTATAAGTTCATATTTCTTACCATTTACAGTTTTATAAGAAGTTTTTATTCTTTCATTTGTGTATAATAAATCAATAAAATTTCCCAAAAAACTGATTTTGTATACATCATCGAAATTCATATCTGTAATATACTTATTTCCATTTTGCAAATCAGTAATATAAATTTTATCATCTTTGTAAATAAGCACCCTTTGATTATTTAATTCTAATCTATATCCTAAACCTAAAAAATACATTTGTCTACCACTATAATCGAGCTTTTGTTTGTTATTTTTAACTTCAATACTCATATCTGTAGTATAGCTTTTTAAATCTTTTAAATACGCTATACTACTTTTATCATTCTTTCCCTTTCCGCATCCAGTTACTATTAGAATCAAGACAATTGATATAAATATTAATAATATTTTTTTCATAACTCCTCCAAATAAATAATTTTCTTATTAATATCTATTCAATTCTTGTCCTCAAAATTCATATTTAATTATTAGTTTTGTAATTTTTTTATGGCATAGGGAATTGCATCCAATACATCGCTGGCACTGACGTTAAACATCTCTTTTGACAACATCTCTCCACAATATCCATGCAAAAATGCACCTGTTACAGCAGCATCAATAACATCTTGTCCCTGAGCTATAAACGATGTTATTATACCAGTCAGGCAATCACCCATTCCACCTGATGCCATTGCACTATTACCTGTAGAATTTACTATAACTGAATTACCCTTGGTAATAACAGTATTGTATCCCTTTAAAAGTACAATGACATTGTACTTCTTTGCAAATTCCTTAGCAACTTTGATTCTGTTTTTCTCTATATAATCTACTGGTAATCCAGTAAGTCTTGACATTTCACCTGGGTGCGGAGTTATTAATACAGGTACTTTGGAATTTTCCAATATACTTAAATCTTTACTTAATACATTTATTCCATCGGCATCTATAACCACAGGACACTTACTATTTTTTAATACAAAATTTAAAACTTTATATGTATTTTCATTATCACCCATTCCTGGTCCTACAGCAACACAATTACTATTTGCCAAGAGTTTATTTACACCTTCTATATTTTTAGAGGAAATAGTCATTGCTTCATTGAATTTAGATCTTAAAGTTTGAAGTATGTCTTCATCACAACATAAAGTTACGAGTCCAGCTCCGCTTCTAACTGCTCCTTCTGTACTTATATAGGCTGCACCAGTATATTGCTCTGATCCTGCAAAAATCAATACTCTTCCATAATTACCTTTATGAGAATATTTATCTCTAACTGCAACTTTTTTCTTAAATATATCTTTATCTGTAACAAAGCCGC
This genomic window from Clostridium pasteurianum DSM 525 = ATCC 6013 contains:
- a CDS encoding germination lipoprotein GerS-related protein — encoded protein: MKKILLIFISIVLILIVTGCGKGKNDKSSIAYLKDLKSYTTDMSIEVKNNKQKLDYSGRQMYFLGLGYRLELNNQRVLIYKDDKIYITDLQNGNKYITDMNFDDVYKISFLGNFIDLLYTNERIKTSYKTVNGKKYELINTDMPDSNRNISHGILYVDVNKKIPQKLVVYDIKENEKFIVNYKNFVPNCSVDKSLFRVN
- a CDS encoding NAD(P)H-hydrate dehydratase, whose amino-acid sequence is MKFVSSNIIKKIDNYCINELGISELVLMENAALKVIKNIDLKDNSYFTVICGTGNNGGDGFAVARHLISLKKNVQVFFVGNVEKMTDSCRANYSILKNMEVNIIFIQDLKDIEHLEVYLVYSDVIIDALLGTGINRNVEGIYDTVISTINENSQFTVSIDVPSGLNSDTGDVMGNCIDSNKTITFELYKSGFLNYNSEKYTGEIIVEKIGIPEFVISEFHDGGFVTDKDIFKKKVAVRDKYSHKGNYGRVLIFAGSEQYTGAAYISTEGAVRSGAGLVTLCCDEDILQTLRSKFNEAMTISSKNIEGVNKLLANSNCVAVGPGMGDNENTYKVLNFVLKNSKCPVVIDADGINVLSKDLSILENSKVPVLITPHPGEMSRLTGLPVDYIEKNRIKVAKEFAKKYNVIVLLKGYNTVITKGNSVIVNSTGNSAMASGGMGDCLTGIITSFIAQGQDVIDAAVTGAFLHGYCGEMLSKEMFNVSASDVLDAIPYAIKKLQN